Proteins encoded by one window of Bacteroidales bacterium:
- a CDS encoding Eco57I restriction-modification methylase domain-containing protein translates to VDSESSSDSSTNTKKEKKKYNSLWTQKFGKRKITDNNDLRNVINYIRTNRKKHELPENKKLEKTINKMTCSIEHALRTEYNGGFDVVIGNPPYVRQELLGNFKPFFEKNYAVYEGTSDLFAYFYEKALQILRHKGLFGFISNTFDKTKAAVNLRDYLKGKIEFINYIDFTDVQIFEGATTYPIILIAVNSRTDNIFFNYIKIPRKKKSGIFEIDSELSIQVQQNSLDSESWNFNSIYGAKLLDKLKGLKELRKQYGKCYRGIVTGFNDAFIIDKSTKQRLEKEHNSSKELIKPFLEGKDQSKWHSFEIDKYILFTRRGTAIENYPAIKKYLETNKERLTPRNSFEQKIGRKPGSYKWFEIQDSVDYYKIFESPKITWPNLQANNKFSLDYNSYYINAPSVIFPSDNKTLLCILNSKITWFFLKSICVVRSGGYIEVKPQYFEQIPIPEIKNEEAFNQKADEIINYTSKLQNIRSNFINLLQSKYDIDKLSKKLQNWHELEFKEFLKELKKAKVQLSLSEEAEWMQYFNEQKQKAQELKAEIEKTDKEIDQMVYELYGLTEEEIRIVENS, encoded by the coding sequence GTAGATTCCGAGTCGAGTAGCGATAGCTCTACGAATACGAAAAAAGAAAAGAAAAAATATAATTCCCTATGGACGCAGAAATTCGGCAAACGAAAAATAACCGATAATAATGACTTGCGAAATGTAATAAACTATATTCGAACTAATCGTAAAAAACACGAACTGCCCGAAAATAAAAAGCTCGAAAAAACAATTAACAAAATGACCTGTTCTATTGAACACGCTTTACGAACCGAATACAATGGCGGCTTTGATGTGGTGATTGGGAATCCGCCTTATGTTAGGCAAGAGTTATTAGGGAATTTTAAACCATTTTTTGAAAAGAACTATGCAGTTTACGAAGGAACAAGTGATTTATTTGCATATTTTTATGAAAAGGCATTGCAAATCTTAAGGCACAAGGGACTCTTCGGTTTTATCTCAAATACATTTGACAAGACAAAGGCTGCGGTCAATTTACGGGATTATCTTAAGGGAAAAATTGAATTCATTAATTACATAGACTTTACTGATGTTCAAATTTTCGAAGGTGCAACCACTTATCCTATAATATTAATAGCTGTAAATAGTAGGACAGATAATATTTTTTTTAATTACATAAAAATACCAAGAAAGAAGAAATCAGGAATATTTGAAATTGATTCAGAACTATCCATCCAAGTACAACAAAATTCACTTGATTCAGAAAGTTGGAATTTCAACTCAATTTATGGAGCTAAATTATTAGATAAATTAAAAGGATTGAAAGAGTTAAGAAAGCAATATGGAAAATGTTATAGGGGAATTGTTACTGGATTTAATGATGCTTTTATCATTGACAAATCAACCAAACAAAGACTAGAAAAAGAACATAACTCATCAAAAGAACTAATAAAACCATTTTTAGAGGGGAAGGATCAGAGTAAATGGCATTCTTTTGAAATTGATAAATATATTCTTTTTACTAGAAGAGGAACTGCTATTGAGAATTATCCGGCAATAAAAAAATATCTTGAAACCAATAAGGAAAGATTAACTCCAAGAAATTCCTTTGAGCAAAAAATTGGAAGAAAACCAGGGTCATATAAATGGTTTGAGATACAAGATTCAGTAGATTATTATAAAATTTTTGAAAGTCCTAAAATTACTTGGCCAAATTTACAAGCAAACAATAAATTTAGTCTTGATTATAATAGTTACTACATAAACGCACCATCCGTTATATTTCCTTCTGACAATAAAACATTATTGTGTATTCTAAATTCAAAAATTACATGGTTTTTTCTCAAATCAATCTGTGTAGTGAGAAGTGGTGGTTATATTGAGGTAAAGCCACAATACTTTGAGCAAATTCCTATTCCTGAAATTAAGAATGAGGAAGCCTTTAATCAAAAAGCAGATGAAATAATTAACTACACGTCTAAATTACAAAATATCCGGTCAAATTTCATCAACTTACTCCAAAGCAAATACGACATTGATAAGCTGAGTAAAAAACTTCAAAACTGGCACGAGTTGGAGTTTAAAGAGTTTTTGAAAGAATTGAAAAAAGCGAAAGTGCAGCTCAGCCTTTCAGAAGAAGCCGAATGGATGCAATACTTTAACGAGCAAAAACAAAAAGCACAAGAGTTAAAAGCAGAAATTGAGAAAACCGACAAAGAAATAGACCAAATGGTTTATGAGTTGTATGGGTTGACGGAGGAGGAAATTAGGATTGTGGAGAATAGTTAA
- a CDS encoding HU family DNA-binding protein: MRKKEIKAFISYAHDDSVYFDVLLKGLNSHSSESINYKWEFWNDNNILVGNNWYNEIIKNINECDVAILMVTSNFFASKFIKAEEFSRFIIKAKEKNLVVFPILINYCDFKKWEDLSNIQFYRVNGKDFDLLKKEDIVYADLVVFDKDGVLIPNSNREKYHMKLIVELEKPISQIENDKEVMDKRYLEFPSMTSIKKKKKECTFEVVISTQEDIDPNNLPDHLKDSILSTVYNVLGRRPPKGGFYPGSIKYRLELTRKEAEKLFNAAENGKFSNIKVRKASIYDSKGMLLKSKSYNYTMSKSQLIDDIASRTDLTKINAKKALDAFIESTSDALKTGDRVALVGFGSFSVSEKKSRTGRNPRTEKEITIPVKKVISFKAGSDLSSIVQ, encoded by the coding sequence ATGAGAAAGAAAGAAATTAAAGCATTTATCTCTTATGCACATGACGATAGTGTATATTTTGATGTTTTATTAAAAGGACTGAATTCACATTCTTCAGAATCAATAAACTATAAATGGGAATTTTGGAATGATAATAATATACTAGTTGGTAATAATTGGTATAATGAAATTATTAAGAATATTAATGAATGTGATGTGGCAATTTTGATGGTTACTTCCAATTTTTTCGCCTCAAAATTTATTAAAGCAGAAGAATTTTCTAGATTCATAATAAAGGCTAAAGAAAAAAACTTAGTTGTTTTTCCAATATTAATTAATTATTGTGATTTTAAAAAATGGGAGGATTTATCAAATATTCAATTTTATAGAGTTAATGGAAAAGATTTTGATTTATTGAAAAAAGAAGATATTGTTTATGCTGATTTAGTAGTTTTTGATAAAGATGGAGTTCTCATTCCAAATTCAAATAGAGAAAAATATCATATGAAATTAATAGTTGAGTTAGAAAAACCAATAAGTCAAATTGAAAATGATAAAGAAGTTATGGATAAGAGATATTTAGAATTTCCTTCAATGACAAGTATAAAAAAGAAAAAGAAAGAATGTACATTTGAAGTAGTGATTTCAACGCAAGAGGATATAGATCCTAATAATTTACCGGATCATCTTAAAGATTCTATACTTAGTACAGTTTATAATGTATTAGGAAGAAGACCGCCAAAAGGAGGTTTTTATCCTGGAAGTATTAAATATAGACTAGAATTGACAAGAAAAGAAGCCGAAAAACTATTTAATGCAGCAGAAAATGGTAAATTTTCTAATATTAAAGTTAGAAAAGCGTCAATCTATGATTCGAAAGGAATGTTATTAAAAAGTAAGAGTTATAACTATACAATGTCAAAATCACAACTGATTGATGACATAGCCTCTAGAACTGATTTAACAAAAATCAATGCTAAAAAAGCTCTTGATGCATTTATAGAAAGCACATCAGATGCCCTTAAAACTGGTGACAGAGTTGCATTAGTAGGATTTGGCTCTTTCTCTGTTTCTGAAAAAAAATCTCGAACAGGAAGAAATCCACGAACGGAAAAAGAAATAACAATTCCTGTAAAAAAAGTTATAAGTTTTAAGGCTGGAAGTGATTTGAGTAGCATAGTGCAATAA
- a CDS encoding GIY-YIG nuclease family protein, with protein sequence MASKTYSIDIDGYWREANIGGIPSKSGVYFVYECTYNTTNKTVSLKKLIYIGESDNVNDRIKNHEKWDDWRKHVGIGNELCFSFGEVSSNEKNRVEAAYIFKHKPPVNTEYVNSFPYDQTTIKSTGKTDLLFTNFTVYRT encoded by the coding sequence ATGGCATCAAAAACTTATAGTATTGATATTGACGGATATTGGAGAGAAGCTAATATTGGTGGTATTCCTTCTAAATCAGGAGTATACTTTGTGTATGAATGCACTTACAATACTACAAACAAAACAGTTAGTTTGAAAAAACTTATTTATATAGGTGAATCAGACAATGTTAATGACAGAATCAAAAATCATGAGAAATGGGATGATTGGAGAAAACATGTGGGAATAGGTAACGAATTATGCTTTTCATTTGGTGAGGTTTCATCAAATGAGAAAAATAGAGTTGAGGCTGCTTATATATTTAAACATAAACCACCTGTTAATACTGAATATGTAAATTCTTTTCCATATGATCAAACTACTATTAAATCAACTGGTAAAACGGATTTACTGTTTACGAATTTTACAGTGTATAGAACTTAA
- a CDS encoding DUF1883 domain-containing protein, with product MNYLHYEFNLTPNDCVSVTLDKQANVRLLDSANYNNYKQGRKHRFYGGLAKQSPINLTPPHSGKWHLVIDTGGNRGTVKASVSVI from the coding sequence ATGAATTATTTACATTATGAATTTAACCTGACACCTAATGATTGTGTTAGCGTTACTTTGGATAAACAAGCAAATGTCAGACTTTTAGACTCAGCAAATTATAATAACTATAAACAAGGTAGAAAACATAGGTTTTATGGTGGATTGGCAAAACAATCTCCAATAAATCTCACTCCTCCTCATTCTGGCAAATGGCATTTAGTTATTGATACTGGGGGCAATAGAGGAACTGTTAAAGCTTCAGTAAGTGTAATTTAA
- a CDS encoding sigma-70 family RNA polymerase sigma factor: MNWSNDPDYKEAAQQAFIAICYRFREDVAKKCEVIANRKGLSCSDAIEIGENTFKRLYKYSDSFDPDRHEDCDKGLKYYLFKIAQNECTKLYCKRNGIGISPYTGDEEVITEFPDEIPENFEIGSIDRKQLEREREILELALKRHSWKHQVIYLTYKFHQIDGYRLPRKLLQELRDMLGLGQNTIIAYKKEINDTINDYIKIYGKHKK; this comes from the coding sequence ATGAATTGGAGTAATGATCCAGATTATAAAGAAGCAGCTCAACAAGCCTTTATTGCTATCTGTTATCGTTTTCGTGAGGACGTTGCAAAGAAATGCGAAGTAATAGCCAATAGGAAAGGATTATCTTGTTCTGATGCCATCGAAATTGGGGAAAACACTTTTAAAAGATTATATAAATACTCAGATAGCTTTGATCCTGATAGGCACGAAGACTGTGATAAAGGTCTGAAATACTATCTCTTCAAAATAGCACAAAATGAATGCACAAAGTTATATTGCAAGCGTAATGGAATTGGGATTTCTCCTTATACAGGGGATGAAGAAGTTATTACTGAATTTCCCGACGAAATACCGGAAAACTTTGAAATCGGTTCAATCGATAGAAAACAACTTGAACGTGAAAGAGAAATACTTGAATTAGCTTTGAAAAGGCACTCATGGAAGCATCAAGTAATTTATCTCACTTATAAATTTCATCAAATTGATGGGTACAGGTTGCCACGAAAATTACTACAGGAATTGAGAGATATGCTTGGGTTGGGTCAAAACACAATAATCGCATATAAAAAAGAAATAAATGATACAATTAATGATTATATAAAGATATATGGGAAACATAAAAAGTAA
- a CDS encoding ImmA/IrrE family metallo-endopeptidase, producing MIRPEVSKRISLLTDFLHSVYSEKYAIDLERIVDDEGILVHYDDYENAFDGMFVIDGGKHHIHLNTARGNYKQSGRGRFSLAHELGHYLIDEHHTDIRTGKLKPHPSFLKNSQIDIYEAEADHFAANLLMPEEKFYNACGGRKFNWNLIEDLARKFKSSKFATLLRFTNIIRHEIFIIGSEKSIIKWFIRNDDFPKMKHKFKRGEKLPQTALANMDINGVSKVVDAYSGDWFETWGGKSERQLYEQCYFAEAYNQKITLLWFL from the coding sequence ATGATAAGACCTGAAGTATCAAAAAGAATATCATTGTTAACTGATTTTTTGCATTCTGTATATTCTGAAAAATACGCAATTGATCTTGAAAGAATAGTTGACGATGAAGGGATACTTGTTCATTATGATGATTATGAAAATGCTTTTGATGGGATGTTTGTCATTGATGGAGGCAAGCATCATATTCACTTAAATACAGCTAGAGGAAATTACAAACAATCGGGTAGAGGCAGGTTTTCTTTAGCACATGAGTTAGGACATTATCTAATAGATGAACATCACACTGATATTCGGACAGGAAAATTGAAACCTCACCCTTCATTTTTAAAAAATTCACAAATTGATATTTATGAAGCTGAAGCAGATCATTTTGCTGCAAATCTATTAATGCCTGAAGAAAAGTTTTATAATGCATGTGGTGGAAGAAAATTTAACTGGAATCTGATTGAAGATTTAGCTAGGAAATTTAAATCTAGCAAATTTGCCACTCTTTTACGATTTACGAATATCATTCGCCATGAAATTTTTATAATTGGTTCCGAAAAATCTATTATCAAATGGTTTATAAGAAACGATGATTTTCCTAAAATGAAGCATAAGTTTAAGCGTGGAGAAAAACTACCTCAAACAGCTTTAGCGAATATGGATATAAATGGGGTATCAAAAGTGGTTGATGCTTATTCAGGCGATTGGTTTGAAACTTGGGGTGGAAAATCTGAAAGACAATTATATGAACAGTGTTACTTTGCTGAAGCATATAATCAAAAAATAACACTATTGTGGTTCCTTTAA
- a CDS encoding ribonuclease HI encodes MNSEIKIYTDGSCHTQLKIGGWAAIIFYENEKILLKGVAENTNHNKMELIAVIEAIKHAKTIITSSDKIVLYSDSQYVVNIPKRMVRLKQNNFTTKKGISIRNIELVKELINLIKSSDIKFVKVKAHLKKSEIENPNREVDKISRKIVRDFVGRKTT; translated from the coding sequence ATGAATAGTGAAATAAAAATATATACTGATGGCAGTTGTCATACGCAATTAAAAATAGGAGGCTGGGCAGCAATTATTTTCTATGAAAATGAAAAGATATTATTAAAAGGAGTAGCTGAAAATACAAACCATAACAAAATGGAACTTATTGCAGTAATTGAAGCAATAAAACATGCCAAAACAATTATTACATCATCAGACAAGATTGTATTATATTCTGACAGTCAGTATGTTGTGAATATTCCAAAGAGAATGGTAAGATTAAAACAAAATAATTTCACAACAAAAAAAGGAATATCAATACGAAACATTGAATTAGTCAAAGAGTTAATTAATTTAATTAAATCATCAGATATAAAATTTGTTAAAGTAAAAGCGCATCTCAAAAAGAGTGAAATAGAAAATCCGAATCGGGAAGTTGATAAAATCTCAAGAAAAATTGTCAGGGACTTTGTTGGTAGAAAAACAACATGA